One Streptococcus sp. DTU_2020_1001019_1_SI_AUS_MUR_006 DNA window includes the following coding sequences:
- a CDS encoding ABC transporter ATP-binding protein — protein MKQQSSLARLWSYLKAYRFSVFFAVFLKIVSVIMSVIEPFVLGLAITELTSNLLAMANGVAGAGINTSYIAVILVIYLLRGLFYELGSYYSNYFMTNAVQSMIQDLRNEMSEKINRIPVSYFDKHQFGDLLGRFTSDVETVSNALQQSFLQIVNAVFTIIFVMGMVLYLNLQLAIIVILSIPITYFGAKTILNRSQPYFKQQAAILGRMNGFVQENLTGFNVLKLFGREENSQERFEKITDELQQVGFKASFISGLMMPALHIVSDLTYLIVAVLGGLQVIAGRLTIGNMQAFVQYVWQVSQPIQNITQLAGQMQSAKSSLDRVFEVLDEQEEVQSEEVKDLAPLTGQVSFKNVDFQYVENKPLIRNFNLDVEPGEMVAIVGPTGAGKTTLINLLMRFYDVTAGAILVDGQDIRDLSRQDYRRQFGMVLQDAWLYEGSIKENLRFGNLEATDEEIVEAAKAANVDHFIRTLPGGYNMEMNQESSNISLGQKQLLTIARALLADPKILILDEATSSVDTRLELLIQKAMKRLMKGRTSFVIAHRLSTIQEADKILVLKDGQIIEQGNHESLLAAKGFYYDLYQSQFSSKNRENS, from the coding sequence ATGAAACAACAATCTAGTCTAGCTCGTCTATGGAGCTATTTAAAAGCCTACCGTTTCTCTGTTTTCTTTGCTGTCTTCTTGAAAATAGTCAGCGTCATTATGAGTGTTATCGAGCCTTTCGTATTGGGACTTGCTATCACTGAGTTAACCAGCAATCTTCTTGCCATGGCAAATGGTGTTGCAGGAGCAGGGATTAATACCAGCTATATCGCAGTGATTCTGGTGATCTATCTCTTGCGTGGTCTTTTTTATGAGTTGGGGTCTTATTACTCAAACTACTTCATGACCAATGCGGTACAGTCCATGATACAGGATTTGCGAAATGAAATGAGCGAAAAAATCAACCGCATCCCTGTGTCTTACTTTGACAAGCACCAATTTGGGGATTTGCTGGGACGTTTTACTAGTGATGTAGAGACCGTATCTAATGCACTCCAACAATCATTCTTACAGATTGTTAATGCAGTCTTTACCATTATTTTTGTTATGGGAATGGTCCTCTATCTAAATCTTCAGTTGGCTATCATTGTTATCTTGTCGATTCCGATTACTTATTTTGGTGCTAAAACGATTCTAAATCGTTCGCAGCCGTACTTTAAACAGCAGGCAGCTATATTGGGACGTATGAATGGATTTGTACAGGAAAACTTAACAGGTTTCAATGTTTTAAAACTTTTCGGACGCGAAGAAAACTCTCAAGAGAGATTTGAAAAGATTACGGATGAATTGCAACAAGTCGGATTTAAGGCGAGCTTTATTTCAGGATTGATGATGCCTGCCCTTCATATCGTGTCTGATTTAACCTACCTGATTGTTGCAGTCTTAGGTGGATTGCAGGTTATTGCAGGGCGCTTGACGATTGGTAATATGCAAGCTTTCGTTCAGTATGTGTGGCAAGTTAGCCAGCCGATCCAAAATATCACTCAGTTAGCAGGACAAATGCAAAGTGCTAAGTCTTCGCTTGATCGTGTCTTTGAAGTTTTGGATGAACAGGAAGAAGTTCAAAGTGAGGAAGTAAAAGACTTGGCACCATTGACAGGTCAAGTTAGTTTCAAAAACGTCGATTTCCAATATGTGGAAAACAAACCATTGATTCGCAATTTCAACCTAGATGTTGAACCTGGAGAGATGGTAGCTATCGTTGGACCTACTGGAGCAGGGAAAACAACCTTGATTAACCTTCTCATGCGTTTTTACGATGTGACAGCTGGTGCCATTTTAGTGGATGGCCAAGATATTCGTGACCTGTCTCGTCAGGACTATCGTCGACAGTTTGGGATGGTCCTACAGGATGCCTGGCTCTATGAAGGCAGTATCAAGGAAAATCTTCGCTTTGGAAATCTTGAGGCAACAGATGAAGAAATCGTTGAAGCTGCCAAGGCGGCCAATGTTGACCACTTTATCCGCACTCTTCCAGGTGGTTATAATATGGAAATGAATCAGGAGTCTAGCAATATCTCTCTTGGTCAGAAACAGCTTTTAACCATCGCGCGTGCCCTCTTAGCGGATCCAAAAATTCTAATCCTTGATGAAGCGACCTCATCAGTCGATACTCGTCTAGAGCTCTTGATTCAAAAGGCCATGAAACGTTTGATGAAGGGGAGAACAAGCTTTGTCATTGCCCATCGACTTTCGACTATTCAGGAAGCTGATAAGATTTTGGTGCTGAAAGATGGACAGATTATTGAACAAGGAAATCATGAAAGTCTCCTAGCTGCAAAAGGTTTCTATTATGATCTTTATCAAAGTCAATTTTCTAGTAAAAACAGAGAAAATAGCTAG
- a CDS encoding Dps family protein, with product MVELKKDALKDVTTLSKTAPETLVKTKEVLNQAVADLYVAHIALHQVHWYMRGRGFMVWHPKMDEYMDSLDGYLDEISERLITLGGKPYSTLTEFLQHSEIEEEVGEFRNVEESLERVLSIYRYLITLFQKALDVTDEEGDDVTNDIFVGAKADLEKTVWMLAAELGQVPGL from the coding sequence ATGGTAGAATTGAAAAAAGATGCATTAAAAGACGTAACAACATTATCTAAGACAGCTCCTGAAACGCTAGTAAAAACGAAAGAAGTCTTGAATCAAGCCGTAGCAGACTTGTATGTAGCGCATATCGCTCTTCATCAAGTACACTGGTACATGCGTGGACGTGGTTTTATGGTATGGCATCCTAAGATGGATGAATATATGGATAGCCTTGATGGTTACCTTGATGAAATCAGCGAACGCTTGATCACTCTTGGTGGCAAACCTTACTCTACTTTGACAGAATTCCTTCAACACAGTGAAATCGAAGAAGAAGTTGGAGAATTCCGTAACGTAGAAGAAAGTTTAGAGCGTGTTCTATCTATTTATCGTTACCTCATCACACTCTTCCAAAAAGCATTGGATGTAACAGATGAAGAAGGTGATGATGTAACCAATGATATCTTTGTTGGTGCTAAGGCAGACCTTGAAAAAACTGTCTGGATGCTTGCAGCAGAATTAGGACAAGTACCTGGTTTGTAA